From a single Raphanus sativus cultivar WK10039 chromosome 3, ASM80110v3, whole genome shotgun sequence genomic region:
- the LOC108845361 gene encoding precursor of CEP4: MMNRGCSFTLLSGFLITLLVTQLHFDPTTAARHAPVVSWSPPEPPKDDFVWYHKINRFKNIEQDAFRPTHQGPSQGIGHKSPPGAF; encoded by the coding sequence ATGATGAATCGTGGTTGTTCATTCACGCTTTTGTCTGGTTTTCTTATAACTCTTTTGGTGACACAACTACACTTTGATCCCACAACGGCAGCTCGACATGCACCGGTTGTTTCCTGGTCACCACCTGAGCCGCCAAAAGATGATTTTGTGTGGTACCACAAGATCAATCGCTTCAAGAACATAGAACAAGATGCGTTCAGGCCAACTCACCAGGGTCCTAGTCAAGGTATCGGACACAAGAGCCCTCCTGGTGCATTTTAA
- the LOC108845362 gene encoding serpin-Z1-like, translating to MVPKISMFDVDSFVFFLKKADEVSKEVNAWVEKQTNGLITDLLPPKSVSPLTDYIFANALFFNGRWDKQFDPLLTKDSDFHLLDGTKVRVPFMTGNFRYHLDVYPSFKVLKLPYRMGSDWREDGRGFLMQIYLPDDKDGLPAMLETLATTPDDKEIPSYRADMKELKLPRFKFGFGFKASEALKGLGLNLPLETILHKSCIEVDEVGSKAAAALRSIGACGPAEKKYDFVADHPFLFLVKEWRSGVVLFLGQVLDPSMH from the coding sequence ATGGTCCCCAAAATCTCTATGTTTGATGTTGatagctttgttttttttcttaaaaaggcTGATGAAGTGTCTAAAGAGGTGAATGCATGGGTTGAAAAGCAGACAAATGGACTCATCACTGATCTTCTTCCACCAAAGTCTGTGTCTCCTTTGACTGATTACATATTTGCTAACGCCCTGTTCTTCAACGGGAGGTGGGACAAACAGTTTGATCCGTTGCTTACCAAAGATTCTGACTTCCACCTCCTCGATGGAACCAAAGTACGTGTGCCCTTCATGACCGGTAACTTCAGGTACCATCTCGATGTTTACCCAAGTTTCAAGGTCCTAAAGCTACCTTACAGAATGGGAAGTGACTGGAGAGAAGACGGTCGTGGTTTCTTGATGCAAATCTATCTCCCTGATGACAAAGATGGGTTGCCTGCAATGCTGGAGACGTTAGCTACCACCCCTGACGACAAGGAGATTCCTAGCTACAGGGCAGATATGAAAGAACTCAAGCTTCCACGGTTTAAGTTTGGATTTGGTTTCAAAGCCTCGGAAGCTCTGAAAGGTTTGGGGTTGAATCTACCGTTGGAGACTATCTTACACAAGTCTTGCATTGAGGTTGATGAAGTGGGATCCAAAGCTGCTGCTGCTTTGAGGAGCATCGGCGCTTGTGGTCCTGCGGAGAAGAAGTATGACTTCGTGGCTGATCATCCTTTTCTCTTCCTTGTTAAAGAATGGAGAAGTGGAGTGGTTCTGTTCCTTGGCCAAGTTCTTGATCCTTCCATGCATTAA
- the LOC130510047 gene encoding serpin-Z3, whose translation MAFQQWSISNNNFTYKIPSHRADVEELKIPRFKFGFDFEASEALKGLGLNLPLETIIHKSCIEVDEVGSKAAAAAAVIGIGACGLAEKKYDFVADHPFLFLVKEWRSGVVLFLGQVLDPSMH comes from the exons ATGGCTTTTCAACAATGGAGCATTTCAAATAATAACTTCACCTA TAAG ATCCCTAGCCACCGGGCAGATGTAGAAGAGCTTAAGATTCCAAGGTTTAAATTTGGTTTTGACTTTGAAGCATCGGAAGCTCTGAAAGGGTTGGGGTTGAATCTACCATTGGAGACTATCATCCACAAGTCTTGCATTGAGGTTGATGAAGTGGGATCCAAAGCTGCAGCAGCTGCAGCTGTGATCGGCATCGGCGCTTGTGGTCTTGCGGAGAAGAAGTATGACTTCGTGGCTGATCATCCTTTTCTCTTCCTTGTTAAAGAATGGAGAAGTGGAGTGGTTCTGTTCCTTGGCCAAGTTCTTGATCCTTCCATGCATTAA
- the LOC108846448 gene encoding serpin-ZX: MNVRDLRESVSCQNDNLWRLAKHVIATTAGKTSNLVFSPALINVILSFIAAKSPGATQEKILSLLQASSTDELNAVSSQIVTKVLADSTATGGPMISAANGVWIDKSLPVEQSFKNLLETSYKAAFNQVDFRTKADEVSEEVNAWVEKQTSGLITDLLPPKSVSPLTDLIFANALFFNGRWDREFDPSLTEDSDFHRLDGTKVRVPLMTDDVFGYHIDVYPGFKVLNLPYREGSDWEEDGRGFSMDIYLPDDKDGLPAMLETLASTPDDEEIPSHRADVEELKIPRFKFGFDFEASEALKGLGLNLPLETIIHKSCIEVDEVGSKAAAAAAVIGIGACGPAEKKYDFVADHPFLFLVKEWRSGVVLFLGQVLDPSMH; this comes from the exons ATGAACGTGCGAGACCTTCGAGAATCAGTAAGTTGTCAAAACGACAACCTGTGGAGGCTGGCTAAGCACGTGATCGCCACCACCGCCGGTAAAACCTCGAACCTCGTGTTTTCGCCTGCGTTGATCAATGTTATCCTCAGCTTCATCGCAGCCAAATCTCCCGGAGCCACCCAAGAAAAGATTCTCTCCTTACTACAAGCTTCTTCTACCGATGAGCTTAACGCCGTGTCGTCCCAGATCGTAACCAAGGTCCTCGCCGACAGCACAGCAACTGGCGGACCGATGATCTCGGCAGCGAATGGTGTATGGATAGACAAGTCTCTCCCTGTCGAGCAGTCTTTCAAGAATCTCTTGGAGACTTCGTATAAGGCTGCCTTCAACCAAGTTGACTTTCGCACAAAG gcTGATGAAGTGTCTGAAGAGGTGAATGCATGGGTTGAAAAGCAGACAAGTGGACTCATCACTGATCTCCTTCCACCAAAGTCTGTGTCTCCTTTGACTGATCTCATATTTGCTAACGCCTTGTTCTTCAACGGGAGATGGGATAGAGAGTTTGATCCATCGCTTACCGAAGATTCAGACTTCCACCGTCTTGACGGAACCAAAGTACGTGTGCCCCTCATGACCGATGACGTCTTCGGTTACCATATCGACGTCTACCCAGGTTTCAAGGTCCTCAATCTACCTTACAGAGAAGGAAGTGACTGGGAAGAAGACGGTCGTGGTTTCTCGATGGATATCTATCTCCCTGATGACAAAGATGGGTTACCTGCAATGCTTGAGACGTTAGCTTCCACTCCTGATGACGAGGAGATCCCTAGCCACCGGGCAGATGTAGAAGAGCTTAAGATTCCAAGGTTTAAATTTGGTTTTGACTTTGAAGCATCGGAAGCTCTGAAAGGGTTGGGGTTGAATCTACCATTGGAGACTATCATCCACAAGTCTTGCATTGAGGTTGATGAAGTGGGATCCaaagctgctgctgctgctgctgtgaTCGGCATCGGCGCTTGTGGTCCTGCGGAGAAGAAGTATGACTTCGTGGCTGATCATCCTTTTCTCTTCCTTGTTAAAGAATGGAGAAGTGGAGTGGTTCTGTTTCTTGGCCAAGTTCTTGATCCTTCTATGCATTAA
- the LOC130509593 gene encoding protein BASIC PENTACYSTEINE7, whose protein sequence is MNSYPSRNHMQQPATTSTTKETSLPTSNPHWFHSYFPVPRTTGFDLSQVPQAEPAEVVVVPQVHLFPPPTRESRHDIEQKSPSKALKPKPQSKKRSAPKTPKKTLSVPEIKREKKNPDINVVDISSFDVSGVPPPVCSCTGVPKVCYKWGMGGWQSSCCTISISTFPLPMSTTRPGTRLAGRKMSNGAYVKLLMRLAGEGYDLTCPVDLRNHWARHGTNKFVTIK, encoded by the coding sequence ATGAATTCATATCCATCACGAAATCATATGCAACAACCTGCTACTACAAGCACAACCAAGGAGACAAGCTTGCCTACTTCTAATCCTCATTGGTTCCATTCTTACTTCCCTGTTCCAAGGACCACAGGCTTTGATCTTTCTCAAGTCCCTCAAGCAGAGCCTGCTGAAGTTGTCGTGGTGCCTCAGGTTCATTTGTTTCCTCCTCCTACAAGAGAATCTAGACACGATATAGAGCAGAAGTCTCCTTCGAAAGCGTTGAAGCCAAAACCACAAAGTAAGAAACGCTCTGCACCCAAAACCCCAAAGAAGACACTGAGCGTACCCGAAATAAAGCGAGAGAAAAAGAATCCTGACATCAACGTTGTTGACATCTCGAGCTTCGATGTCTCCGGTGTTCCTCCTCCTGTCTGTTCGTGTACAGGCGTTCCAAAAGTTTGCTACAAATGGGGCATGGGCGGTTGGCAATCGTCGTGCTGTACCATCAGCATATCGACGTTCCCACTGCCCATGAGCACCACGAGGCCTGGAACTCGTCTCGCCGGAAGGAAAATGAGCAATGGTGCTTATGTCAAGCTACTTATGAGACTTGCTGGTGAAGGCTATGACTTGACTTGCCCGGTTGACCTCAGGAACCATTGGGCCAGGCATGGTACTAACAAGTTCGTGACCATCAAGTAG
- the LOC108836567 gene encoding bZIP transcription factor 16 isoform X2, with product MEKSSTEKEPKQPSSSAAPPSSQEPTSAVSAGMATPDWSGFQAYSPMPPHGFVASSPQPHPYMWGPQHMMMPPYGTPPHPYVKMYLPGGMYPHPSMPPGSYPYSPYAMPSPKNGMTKASGHSSGGGTEGDSKRSAVKEKLPIRRSERILNMKTGKNNGTGENSETSANEAYSKSGESASDGLSEGSDANYQNDSGSEQDSKDESGGSANGPRNGSAGSSTPLPPVSQNVPVMPKTAAGAPTSAPIPGMNRKVYQDEREVKRQRRKQTNREAAERSRLRKQAEFDELAKHTEVLNAENASLRAEMNRLKRQREELTSENNSLKLQLLSFPPLEGINIKIEKDDQEPDTYQTDFTETKFVM from the exons ATGGAGAAGTCTAGTACTGAGAAGGAACCTAAACagccttcttcttctgctgctcCTCCCTCTTCACAG GAACCTACTTCTGCTGTGAGTGCAGGCATGGCTACTCCAGATTGGTCTGGTTTTCAG GCATATTCTCCTATGCCGCCTCATGGTTTTGTGGCATCAAGTCCTCAACCTCACCCTTATATGTGGGGGCCTCAG CATATGATGATGCCTCCTTATGGAACTCCTCCTCATCCATATGTTAAAATGTATCTACCAGGTGGCATGTACCCCCATCCTTCAATGCCTCCG GGTTCTTATCCATATAGCCCTTACGCTATGCCTTCTCCAAAGAATGGAATGACCAAAGCTTCC GGCCATTCTAGTGGCGGCGGCACTGAAGGTGATTCTAAACGATCTGCTGTGAAAGAAAAATTGCCTATCAGAAGATCAGAAAGAATATTGAACATGAAAACAGGAAAGAACAATGGGACTGGAGAAAACTCAGAAACATCAGCTAATGAAGCTTACTCTAAAAG tgGGGAGAGTGCTTCTGATGGTTTGAGTGAAGGAAGTGATGCAAACTATCAGAAT GACTCAGGATCAGAACAAGACAGCAAGGATG AGAGTGGTGGTTCTGCTAATGGTCCAAGAAATGGAAGTGCTGGTAGTAGTACACCTCTTCCACCGGTTAGCCAGAACGTGCCAGTTATGCCAAAGACAGCTGCAGGTGCTCCTACATCAGCCCCTATCCCTGGAATGAATAGGAAAGTATATCAGGACGAGAGAGAAGTTAAGAGACAGAGACGGAAGCAAACCAATAGGGAGGCTGCTGAAAGATCCAGGTTGCGCAAACAG GCGGAATTTGATGAACTGGCAAAACACACAGAGGTGTTGAATGCAGAGAACGCAAGTCTCAGAGCAGAAATGAACAGGCTGAAACGCCAGCGGGAAGAGCTCACGTCTGAGAATAACTCTCTCAAG CTCCAGCTTTTATCATTTCCTCCACTTGAaggtataaacataaaaatagagAAGGACGACCAAGAACCAGACACCTATCAAACAGACTTCACAGAGACAAAGTTTGTTATGTAG
- the LOC108836567 gene encoding bZIP transcription factor 16 isoform X1, with protein MEKSSTEKEPKQPSSSAAPPSSQEPTSAVSAGMATPDWSGFQAYSPMPPHGFVASSPQPHPYMWGPQHMMMPPYGTPPHPYVKMYLPGGMYPHPSMPPGSYPYSPYAMPSPKNGMTKASGHSSGGGTEGDSKRSAVKEKLPIRRSERILNMKTGKNNGTGENSETSANEAYSKSGESASDGLSEGSDANYQNDSGSEQDSKDASSESGGSANGPRNGSAGSSTPLPPVSQNVPVMPKTAAGAPTSAPIPGMNRKVYQDEREVKRQRRKQTNREAAERSRLRKQAEFDELAKHTEVLNAENASLRAEMNRLKRQREELTSENNSLKLQLLSFPPLEGINIKIEKDDQEPDTYQTDFTETKFVM; from the exons ATGGAGAAGTCTAGTACTGAGAAGGAACCTAAACagccttcttcttctgctgctcCTCCCTCTTCACAG GAACCTACTTCTGCTGTGAGTGCAGGCATGGCTACTCCAGATTGGTCTGGTTTTCAG GCATATTCTCCTATGCCGCCTCATGGTTTTGTGGCATCAAGTCCTCAACCTCACCCTTATATGTGGGGGCCTCAG CATATGATGATGCCTCCTTATGGAACTCCTCCTCATCCATATGTTAAAATGTATCTACCAGGTGGCATGTACCCCCATCCTTCAATGCCTCCG GGTTCTTATCCATATAGCCCTTACGCTATGCCTTCTCCAAAGAATGGAATGACCAAAGCTTCC GGCCATTCTAGTGGCGGCGGCACTGAAGGTGATTCTAAACGATCTGCTGTGAAAGAAAAATTGCCTATCAGAAGATCAGAAAGAATATTGAACATGAAAACAGGAAAGAACAATGGGACTGGAGAAAACTCAGAAACATCAGCTAATGAAGCTTACTCTAAAAG tgGGGAGAGTGCTTCTGATGGTTTGAGTGAAGGAAGTGATGCAAACTATCAGAAT GACTCAGGATCAGAACAAGACAGCAAGGATG CATCATCAGAGAGTGGTGGTTCTGCTAATGGTCCAAGAAATGGAAGTGCTGGTAGTAGTACACCTCTTCCACCGGTTAGCCAGAACGTGCCAGTTATGCCAAAGACAGCTGCAGGTGCTCCTACATCAGCCCCTATCCCTGGAATGAATAGGAAAGTATATCAGGACGAGAGAGAAGTTAAGAGACAGAGACGGAAGCAAACCAATAGGGAGGCTGCTGAAAGATCCAGGTTGCGCAAACAG GCGGAATTTGATGAACTGGCAAAACACACAGAGGTGTTGAATGCAGAGAACGCAAGTCTCAGAGCAGAAATGAACAGGCTGAAACGCCAGCGGGAAGAGCTCACGTCTGAGAATAACTCTCTCAAG CTCCAGCTTTTATCATTTCCTCCACTTGAaggtataaacataaaaatagagAAGGACGACCAAGAACCAGACACCTATCAAACAGACTTCACAGAGACAAAGTTTGTTATGTAG
- the LOC108836566 gene encoding LOW QUALITY PROTEIN: uncharacterized protein LOC108836566 (The sequence of the model RefSeq protein was modified relative to this genomic sequence to represent the inferred CDS: inserted 1 base in 1 codon), with translation MALESKAIISRFQDYLRINTVQPNPDYTAAADFIISQAQSISLLYQSIEFVQGKPIVLLKWTGSDPSLPAVLLNSHVDVVPFEAEKWDHPPLGAEIDGEGRIYARGSQDMKSVGMQYLEAIRKLVASGYKPLRSVYVSFVPDEEIGGADGVGRFVESEIFKSLSIAVVLDEGLPSPTESYRVFNGERIPWSLQIKLXGQPGHGSKLYDDSASENLTKSIESMMRFRASQFDMLKAGLKPDGGVVSVNMVFLKAGTPSPDGFVMNLQPSEAEAGFDIRIPPTADLVALEKRLVEEWAPVARNMSYKLRRFDQNLSGKQLLTAKDDSNPWWELLQNAVNEAGGSTSEPEIFPASTDSRYFRKAGLPAFGFSPISNTPSLLHDHNEYLSKAEYLKGIDMYVSIIKAYTSYSSP, from the exons ATGGCTCTAGAATCAAAGGCGATCATATCCAGGTTCCAAGATTACCTCCGTATCAACACCGTACAACCCAACCCTGACTACACCGCAGCCGCAGACTTCATTATATCCCAAGCTCAGTCCATCTCTCTCCTATACCAATCAATCGAGTTCGTCCAGGGGAAGCCTATCGTTCTCCTGAAATGGACCGGTTCAGACCCTTCGTTACCCGCGGTTCTCTTGAACTCTCACGTCGACGTGGTCCCTTTTGAGGCAGAGAAGTGGGATCATCCTCCGCTAGGAGCAGAGATAGATGGAGAGGGTAGAATATACGCGAGGGGAAGTCAGGACATGAAGAGCGTTGGGATGCAGTATCTAGAAGCCATTCGCAAGCTTGTAGCCTCTGGATATAAGCCGCTTCGTTCGGTCTATGTCTCGTTTGTTCCTGATGAAGAGATCGGCGGCGCTGATGGTGTTGGGAGGTTCGTGGAGTCGGAAATATTCAAGAGCTTGAGCATTGCAGTTGTGCTCGACGAAG GCTTGCCATCTCCAACGGAGAGCTACAGGGTGTTCAATGGAGAGAGGATTCCATGGTCGCTTCAGATCAAGC TAGGACAACCTGGCCATGGATCAAAGCTCTATGACGACTCAGCCTCGGAGAATCTCACTAAAAGCATTGAGAGCATGATGAGATTCAGAGCTTCTCAGTTTGATATGCTCAAAGCTGGTTTGAAGCCTGACGGTGGAGTTGTTTCTGTCAACATGGTCTTCCTCAAAGCTGGCACTCCTTCTCCAGAT GGTTTTGTGATGAATCTGCAACCATCCGAGGCAGAAGCTGGCTTCGACATCCGAATCCCACCCACTGCTGATCTAGTAGCACTAGAAAAACGTTTGGTGGAGGAATGGGCACCTGTTGCTCGCAACATGTcctataag CTGCGGCGGTTCGACCAGAATCTTTCAGGGAAACAGTTACTTACCGCAAAAGATGATTCAAATCCATGGTGGGAGCTCTTACAAAACGCTGTGAATGAAGCTGGAGGGAGTACTAGTGAGCCTGAGATCTTCCCTGCATCAACAGATTCTCGGTATTTCCGGAAAGCAGGCTTGCCTGCGTTTGGGTTCTCTCCTATATCAAACACCCCAAGTTTGCTTCATGATCACAATGAG TATCTGAGTAAAGCTGAGTATTTGAAGGGCATTGATATGTATGTCTCAATCATCAAGGCTTACACATCATACTCTTCCCCCTGA